From the genome of Oncorhynchus tshawytscha isolate Ot180627B linkage group LG31, Otsh_v2.0, whole genome shotgun sequence, one region includes:
- the LOC112229859 gene encoding protein shisa-7-like isoform X2, with translation MRPRTYKRMFSTSLIFSLVSGLVLSAVTITTERRSSYGGPSGTTLFLLTGFGNKLMPPPPGGPKVAPKAAEMEDAQDGEPKEPETLPKPLPQTKLPQNMTAADALKPPLGAAQVAPPPRRLVDVDVCRAYYDVMGQLDNTFNCSKGTYIYCCGTCHYRYCCDHQRSRLDQKSCNNYKSPGWLDTPPTNPPPPGNRGDPDSEQLQQQSNSTAYVIGGVISVTLVVAVGIKVAFHKISRRPRNRDINMPRALVDILRSQASPVQQGERNNSTVLTTATTGDILGRPPKNLYTPVLQSKDNRKRVPRMNNAQLASTGTLTSKHNNSSGLHLHPQPPFSHSFHNLAQLPPSYEVAMKPEINRYSSLKKLEKDLDDYSGYHTSKRRPNNAPPSFHSSQHHLHWGGDYTLGARGTLPFHSSRPRIHVPTSTPNPYPLPAQSLGYQPAFDKPPRRVMSQDQLLALGEGNTLSRLSKNQQHQYYKAMTKSSTSQTLRKSHERLLVSPDRLEERMGGMGMPGLGGMVGMGGMGDFVGMGVPTMGCLSHKAQSQQNVCVTPSLDRHHMIKMNSHPTSGHELEMSVAGHPAGSWGDPHGHGSGAGVGPGSGAGTIGGHNARRMAFATKRQNTIEQLQYIPGGGGGEVARH, from the exons ATGAGGCCTAGAACCTACAAAAGGATGTTCAGCACCTCCCTCATATTTTCCCTTGTGTCCGGCCTCGTCCTTTCCGCCGTGACCATCACCACAGAGCGCCGCTCATCCTACGGCGGCCCCAGCGGCACCACCCTGTTCCTCCTCACCGGTTTTGGGAACAAACTGATGCCGCCGCCCCCGGGGGGGCCAAAGGTGGCGCCTAAAGCGGCTGAAATGGAGGACGCTCAGGACGGTGAGCCGAAAGAACCCGAAACGCTCCCAAAGCCCCTCCCCCAAACCAAGCTCCCTCAGAACATGACGGCAGCTGACGCCCTCAAACCTCCGCTGGGGGCCGCCCAGGTAGCGCCACCCCCCCGGCGCCTGGTGGATGTGGACGTGTGTCGGGCCTACTACGACGTCATGGGCCAGTTGGACAACACTTTCAACTGCTCCAAGGGGACCTACATCTACTGCTGCGGCACCTGCCACTACCGCTACTGTTGTGATCACCAGCGTAGCcgcctggaccagaagtcatgtAACAACTACAAGTCGCCCGGGTGGCTCGACACACCGCCGACGAACCCCCCGCCGCCGGGGAACCGGGGTGACCCAGACTCGGAGCAGCTGCAGCAGCAGAGCAACAGCACGGCGTACGTGATCGGCGGGGTGATCTCCGTCACCCTGGTGGTGGCCGTGGGCATCAAGGTGGCCTTCCACAAGATATCCCGACGACCCCGAAACAGAGACATCAACATGCCCAG aGCCCTGGTGGACATCCTACGGAGTCAGGCCAGCCCAGTCCAACAGGGGGAGAGGAACAACAGCACCGTCCTTACCACCGCCACCACCGGCGACATCCTCGGTCGTCCCCCCAAGAACCTTTACACCCCGGTGCTCCAGAGCAAAGACAACCGTA aGCGCGTGCCCCGCATGAACAACGCCCAGCTAGCCTCCACGGGGACCCTCACCAGCAAGCACAACAACAGCTCCGGCCTGCACTTACACCCACAGCCCCCTTTCTCGCACTCCTTCCACAACCTGGCCCAGTTGCCCCCCTCCTACGAGGTGGCCATGAAACCTGAGATCAACCGCTACAGCTCCCTGAAGAAGCTCG AGAAAGATCTGGACGACTACTCTGGCTACCACACATCAAAGCGACGGCCTAACAACGCCCCTCCGTCATTCCACTCCTCCCAGCACCACCTCCACTGGGGCGGTGACTACACTCTCGGAGCCAGGGGCACCCTTCCCTTCCACTCCTCCCGGCCACGGATTCACGTGCCTACAtccacccctaacccctaccctctgCCAGCCCAGTCGTTGGGGTACCAGCCCGCCTTCGACAAGCCCCCGCGGAGGGTCATGTCCCAGGACCAGCTCCTGGCACTTGGTGAGGGCAACACCCTCTCCAGACTCTCCAAGAACCAGCAGCACCAGTACTACAAGGCTATGACCAAGAGCTCCACCTCACAGACGCTTCGCAAGTCCCACGAGAGGCTCCTAGTCTCGCCCGACCgtctggaggagaggatgggaggcaTGGGCATGCCAGGGTTGGGCGGTATGGTGGGTATGGGGGGCATGGGTGACTTTGTGGGGATGGGGGTCCCGACCATGGGATGCCTCAGCCACAAAGCCCAATCACAGCAGAACGTCTGCGTCACACCCTCGCTGGACCGCCATCACATGATCAAGATGAACTCCCACCCCACATCGGGCCACGAGCTGGAGATGAGCGTGGCGGGCCATCCGGCAGGAAGCTGGGGGGACCCTCATGGGCACGGATCAGGGGCCGGGGTAGGACCAGGGAGCGGGGCGGGGACCATCGGGGGCCACAACGCACGGAGGATGGCATTCGCCACCAAGAGGCAGAATACCATCGAACAGCTCCAATACAtccctgggggaggaggaggggaggtggccAGACATTGA
- the LOC112229859 gene encoding protein shisa-7-like isoform X1 — protein MRPRTYKRMFSTSLIFSLVSGLVLSAVTITTERRSSYGGPSGTTLFLLTGFGNKLMPPPPGGPKVAPKAAEMEDAQDGEPKEPETLPKPLPQTKLPQNMTAADALKPPLGAAQVAPPPRRLVDVDVCRAYYDVMGQLDNTFNCSKGTYIYCCGTCHYRYCCDHQRSRLDQKSCNNYKSPGWLDTPPTNPPPPGNRGDPDSEQLQQQSNSTAYVIGGVISVTLVVAVGIKVAFHKISRRPRNRDINMPRALVDILRSQASPVQQGERNNSTVLTTATTGDILGRPPKNLYTPVLQSKDNRIGNLHHNFIQVSGSSPKHSATMERVPRMNNAQLASTGTLTSKHNNSSGLHLHPQPPFSHSFHNLAQLPPSYEVAMKPEINRYSSLKKLEKDLDDYSGYHTSKRRPNNAPPSFHSSQHHLHWGGDYTLGARGTLPFHSSRPRIHVPTSTPNPYPLPAQSLGYQPAFDKPPRRVMSQDQLLALGEGNTLSRLSKNQQHQYYKAMTKSSTSQTLRKSHERLLVSPDRLEERMGGMGMPGLGGMVGMGGMGDFVGMGVPTMGCLSHKAQSQQNVCVTPSLDRHHMIKMNSHPTSGHELEMSVAGHPAGSWGDPHGHGSGAGVGPGSGAGTIGGHNARRMAFATKRQNTIEQLQYIPGGGGGEVARH, from the exons ATGAGGCCTAGAACCTACAAAAGGATGTTCAGCACCTCCCTCATATTTTCCCTTGTGTCCGGCCTCGTCCTTTCCGCCGTGACCATCACCACAGAGCGCCGCTCATCCTACGGCGGCCCCAGCGGCACCACCCTGTTCCTCCTCACCGGTTTTGGGAACAAACTGATGCCGCCGCCCCCGGGGGGGCCAAAGGTGGCGCCTAAAGCGGCTGAAATGGAGGACGCTCAGGACGGTGAGCCGAAAGAACCCGAAACGCTCCCAAAGCCCCTCCCCCAAACCAAGCTCCCTCAGAACATGACGGCAGCTGACGCCCTCAAACCTCCGCTGGGGGCCGCCCAGGTAGCGCCACCCCCCCGGCGCCTGGTGGATGTGGACGTGTGTCGGGCCTACTACGACGTCATGGGCCAGTTGGACAACACTTTCAACTGCTCCAAGGGGACCTACATCTACTGCTGCGGCACCTGCCACTACCGCTACTGTTGTGATCACCAGCGTAGCcgcctggaccagaagtcatgtAACAACTACAAGTCGCCCGGGTGGCTCGACACACCGCCGACGAACCCCCCGCCGCCGGGGAACCGGGGTGACCCAGACTCGGAGCAGCTGCAGCAGCAGAGCAACAGCACGGCGTACGTGATCGGCGGGGTGATCTCCGTCACCCTGGTGGTGGCCGTGGGCATCAAGGTGGCCTTCCACAAGATATCCCGACGACCCCGAAACAGAGACATCAACATGCCCAG aGCCCTGGTGGACATCCTACGGAGTCAGGCCAGCCCAGTCCAACAGGGGGAGAGGAACAACAGCACCGTCCTTACCACCGCCACCACCGGCGACATCCTCGGTCGTCCCCCCAAGAACCTTTACACCCCGGTGCTCCAGAGCAAAGACAACCGTA TTGGCAACTTGCACCACAATTTTATCCAGGTGTCTGGTTCCAGTCCCAAACACTCGGCTACTATGG aGCGCGTGCCCCGCATGAACAACGCCCAGCTAGCCTCCACGGGGACCCTCACCAGCAAGCACAACAACAGCTCCGGCCTGCACTTACACCCACAGCCCCCTTTCTCGCACTCCTTCCACAACCTGGCCCAGTTGCCCCCCTCCTACGAGGTGGCCATGAAACCTGAGATCAACCGCTACAGCTCCCTGAAGAAGCTCG AGAAAGATCTGGACGACTACTCTGGCTACCACACATCAAAGCGACGGCCTAACAACGCCCCTCCGTCATTCCACTCCTCCCAGCACCACCTCCACTGGGGCGGTGACTACACTCTCGGAGCCAGGGGCACCCTTCCCTTCCACTCCTCCCGGCCACGGATTCACGTGCCTACAtccacccctaacccctaccctctgCCAGCCCAGTCGTTGGGGTACCAGCCCGCCTTCGACAAGCCCCCGCGGAGGGTCATGTCCCAGGACCAGCTCCTGGCACTTGGTGAGGGCAACACCCTCTCCAGACTCTCCAAGAACCAGCAGCACCAGTACTACAAGGCTATGACCAAGAGCTCCACCTCACAGACGCTTCGCAAGTCCCACGAGAGGCTCCTAGTCTCGCCCGACCgtctggaggagaggatgggaggcaTGGGCATGCCAGGGTTGGGCGGTATGGTGGGTATGGGGGGCATGGGTGACTTTGTGGGGATGGGGGTCCCGACCATGGGATGCCTCAGCCACAAAGCCCAATCACAGCAGAACGTCTGCGTCACACCCTCGCTGGACCGCCATCACATGATCAAGATGAACTCCCACCCCACATCGGGCCACGAGCTGGAGATGAGCGTGGCGGGCCATCCGGCAGGAAGCTGGGGGGACCCTCATGGGCACGGATCAGGGGCCGGGGTAGGACCAGGGAGCGGGGCGGGGACCATCGGGGGCCACAACGCACGGAGGATGGCATTCGCCACCAAGAGGCAGAATACCATCGAACAGCTCCAATACAtccctgggggaggaggaggggaggtggccAGACATTGA